In a single window of the Streptomyces sp. NBC_00353 genome:
- a CDS encoding ABC transporter ATP-binding protein has protein sequence MTKAITVAGLHKSFGRTHALDGLDLAVETGEVHGFLGPNGSGKSTTIRVLLGLLRADSGAAQLLGRDPWKDAVELHRRVAYVPGDVTLWRNLSGGEVIDLYGRLRGGGLDKQRRADLIERFELDPTKKGRTYSKGNRQKVALVAALASDVDLLILDEPTSGLDPLMEEVFTDCVREAARERGQTVLLSSHILSEIETLCDRVSIIRKGVTVETGSLADLRHLTRTSVTAELAAAPNGLAQLPGVHDLDVQGRRVRLQVDTDKLDAVLRSLTTSGVRSLTSTPPTLEELFLRHYQDDAATVPEEAMSR, from the coding sequence ATGACGAAGGCAATCACCGTGGCCGGACTGCACAAGTCGTTCGGGCGGACGCACGCACTGGACGGCCTCGACCTCGCGGTCGAGACCGGTGAGGTCCATGGCTTCCTCGGGCCCAACGGTTCCGGGAAGTCCACCACCATCCGGGTTCTGCTGGGCCTGCTGCGGGCAGACTCCGGCGCCGCCCAGCTGCTCGGCCGGGACCCGTGGAAGGACGCGGTCGAGCTGCACCGCCGGGTGGCGTACGTCCCCGGTGACGTCACCCTGTGGCGCAACCTCTCCGGCGGCGAGGTGATCGACCTGTACGGGCGGCTGCGCGGCGGCGGCCTCGACAAGCAGCGGCGCGCCGACCTCATCGAACGGTTCGAGCTGGACCCCACCAAGAAGGGGCGGACGTACTCCAAGGGCAACCGCCAGAAGGTCGCCCTGGTCGCCGCACTCGCATCCGACGTCGACCTGCTGATCCTGGACGAGCCGACCTCCGGGCTCGACCCGCTGATGGAGGAGGTCTTCACGGACTGCGTGCGGGAGGCCGCCCGCGAACGCGGCCAGACCGTACTGCTCTCCTCGCACATCCTGAGCGAGATCGAGACACTCTGCGATCGCGTCAGCATCATCCGCAAGGGCGTCACGGTCGAGACCGGGTCCCTCGCGGACCTGCGCCACCTGACCCGTACCAGCGTCACCGCCGAACTGGCCGCCGCACCGAACGGGCTCGCCCAGTTGCCCGGCGTCCATGACCTCGACGTCCAGGGCAGGCGGGTACGGCTGCAGGTGGACACCGACAAGCTCGACGCCGTGCTGCGTTCGCTCACCACCTCGGGCGTACGGTCGCTGACCAGCACCCCGCCCACCCTGGAGGAGCTGTTCCTCCGGCACTACCAGGACGATGCGGCCACGGTCCCGGAAGAGGCGATGTCGCGATGA
- a CDS encoding ABC transporter permease: MTAELAVRRGGAGQLTGITPLFRLALRRDRIMLPVWVLVLTLMVVSGGSSIEQLYDTPAARAEVAASMSANSSLRSMYGPVFGDSIGGLVAWRFGVLAATLAAVMSLIIVIRHTREEEETGRQELLSSAMVGRRAPLTSALLTALAANALVTLFITGGLAGQGGTGALALGLAVGATGMLFATMAAIVAQLTESARLAKGMTGGVLGLAFLLRAAGDSGANDGSSVLTWLSPIGWAENMRPYAGERWWVLLLFVAAVAAQAAAAYTLAGRRDIGMGFLPARPGPAEGRLATAGGLARRLQRGTLLGWTAGFAVAGVVFGGMAEGAADLVGDNEQAKEIFARMGGQEGMTQAFLATMVGMLGMMAALYVVASILRLHSEETSQRAEPLLANRLGRLRWAAGHLVIAFGGAVAIMLVGGLGLAVGYGDEFGAVLGASLVQVPAIWLLGGLAVLLYGALPKAAPAAWGVVGACLLIGWIGPALDLPRSVMNLSPFGHLPKLPGTEMQWAPVLLLTAMAVALTGAGLAALRRRDLLT, from the coding sequence ATGACCGCGGAACTCGCGGTACGCCGCGGCGGTGCCGGGCAACTCACGGGAATCACCCCGCTGTTCAGGCTCGCTCTGCGCCGGGACCGCATCATGCTTCCGGTGTGGGTCCTCGTGCTCACCCTGATGGTCGTCAGCGGCGGCTCGTCGATCGAGCAGCTCTACGACACTCCGGCCGCCCGCGCCGAGGTCGCCGCGTCCATGAGCGCGAACAGCTCCTTGCGCTCCATGTACGGACCGGTCTTCGGCGACTCGATCGGAGGTCTGGTGGCCTGGCGGTTCGGCGTCCTCGCCGCCACACTGGCCGCCGTGATGAGCCTGATCATCGTCATCCGGCACACCCGCGAGGAGGAGGAGACGGGCCGTCAGGAACTGCTCTCCTCAGCAATGGTGGGGCGGCGCGCCCCCCTGACATCGGCGTTGCTCACCGCCCTGGCCGCCAACGCGCTGGTCACGCTGTTCATCACGGGCGGCCTCGCCGGACAGGGCGGAACAGGAGCGCTGGCACTCGGGCTCGCCGTCGGCGCTACCGGAATGCTCTTCGCGACGATGGCGGCGATCGTCGCGCAGCTCACCGAGAGCGCGCGGCTCGCCAAGGGGATGACGGGCGGCGTGCTCGGCCTCGCCTTCCTGCTGCGGGCGGCCGGAGACTCCGGCGCGAACGACGGGTCGTCCGTACTGACCTGGCTGTCGCCGATCGGCTGGGCCGAGAACATGCGACCGTACGCCGGCGAGCGCTGGTGGGTGCTGCTGCTTTTCGTGGCGGCAGTCGCGGCTCAGGCCGCGGCCGCGTACACACTGGCCGGGCGGCGCGACATCGGCATGGGCTTCCTCCCGGCCCGTCCGGGCCCGGCCGAGGGCCGACTCGCCACCGCGGGTGGCCTGGCCCGGCGGCTGCAGCGCGGCACGCTGCTCGGCTGGACCGCGGGCTTCGCCGTCGCGGGCGTCGTCTTCGGTGGCATGGCCGAGGGTGCGGCCGACCTGGTGGGTGACAACGAGCAGGCCAAGGAGATCTTCGCGCGGATGGGCGGACAGGAGGGCATGACCCAGGCCTTCCTGGCCACGATGGTCGGGATGCTGGGGATGATGGCCGCGTTGTATGTGGTGGCATCGATCCTCCGCCTGCACAGTGAGGAAACCTCGCAGCGCGCCGAACCGCTGCTCGCGAACCGCCTGGGGCGGTTGCGGTGGGCAGCCGGGCACCTGGTGATCGCGTTCGGCGGCGCGGTGGCCATCATGCTGGTCGGCGGGCTCGGTCTGGCCGTCGGATACGGCGACGAGTTCGGCGCGGTGCTCGGGGCGTCGCTGGTCCAGGTGCCCGCGATCTGGCTCCTCGGCGGTCTGGCGGTCCTGCTGTACGGAGCGCTTCCCAAAGCGGCTCCGGCGGCGTGGGGTGTGGTGGGAGCGTGCCTGCTGATCGGCTGGATCGGCCCGGCGCTCGACCTGCCCCGGTCAGTGATGAACCTGTCGCCCTTCGGTCATCTGCCGAAGCTGCCGGGCACCGAGATGCAGTGGGCTCCGGTGCTGCTGCTCACCGCGATGGCGGTGGCGCTGACGGGCGCGGGACTGGCGGCGCTGCGGCGACGCGACCTCCTGACCTGA
- a CDS encoding DUF1876 domain-containing protein, producing the protein MMKTAVGWHIELEFEEDNRRTRAAALVRLPDGNEVRAHGYASRHPSDSQQPRVGEEIAGARAMNELAMNLLTKAHDEIDEASGRTSHPLA; encoded by the coding sequence ATGATGAAGACCGCTGTCGGATGGCACATCGAGCTGGAATTCGAGGAGGACAACCGCCGCACCCGCGCCGCCGCCCTCGTACGACTCCCTGATGGCAACGAGGTACGTGCGCACGGGTACGCCAGCCGCCACCCTTCCGACTCCCAGCAGCCGAGGGTCGGCGAGGAGATCGCAGGAGCCAGAGCGATGAACGAACTCGCGATGAACCTGCTGACCAAGGCGCACGACGAGATCGACGAGGCGTCCGGCCGGACGTCGCACCCGCTGGCCTGA
- a CDS encoding GbsR/MarR family transcriptional regulator — translation MSSETGADGRAHEPGSEPEQGRDEEAVSRFVERFAADMTEAGMQRMASRVFAALLADDDGSMTSAELSEQLQISPAAVSGAINYLTQVSMVGRERDPGSRRDRYRLHNEIWYATFASRDRVLTRWEHTLREGARTLGQDTPAGARLTETAEFFEFLQTELIGLMDRWRDYRKKLDLS, via the coding sequence ATGAGCAGCGAAACCGGCGCAGACGGACGTGCGCACGAACCCGGGAGCGAACCCGAGCAGGGCCGCGACGAGGAGGCCGTGTCGCGGTTCGTGGAGCGTTTCGCGGCCGATATGACCGAGGCGGGCATGCAGCGGATGGCGTCCCGCGTCTTCGCCGCGCTGCTGGCGGACGACGACGGCTCCATGACCTCGGCGGAGCTCAGCGAACAGCTGCAGATCAGCCCGGCGGCGGTGTCCGGGGCGATCAACTACCTCACCCAGGTCAGCATGGTCGGCCGCGAGCGCGACCCCGGCTCGCGCCGGGACCGCTACCGCCTGCACAACGAGATCTGGTACGCCACCTTCGCCAGCCGCGACCGGGTCCTGACCCGCTGGGAGCACACCCTCAGAGAAGGCGCACGCACCCTGGGCCAGGACACGCCTGCCGGTGCGCGGCTCACGGAGACGGCGGAGTTCTTCGAGTTCCTGCAGACGGAGCTGATCGGCCTGATGGACCGCTGGCGCGACTACCGCAAGAAATTGGACCTCTCGTAA